A genomic region of Sulfobacillus acidophilus DSM 10332 contains the following coding sequences:
- a CDS encoding aldo/keto reductase (PFAM: Aldo/keto reductase family~COGs: COG0667 oxidoreductase (related to aryl-alcohol dehydrogenase)~InterPro IPR001395~KEGG: bco:Bcell_4187 aldo/keto reductase~PFAM: Aldo/keto reductase~SPTR: Aldo/keto reductase), with the protein MEYRELGKTGYRVSAVGLGTWAIGGSWGATVEESEALNAISYAIDQGVNFFDTADVYGDGRSETLLGQIVGHRPEIIVATKFCRRGNLEDPLNYAYDTVKQYALDSLARLRREAIDLYQVHCPPTWVIERGEVFEVLDRLRQEGLIRHYGVSVETVYEGLKALEYPGVASLQVIFNIFRQKPLHELLPRAARQQVGILARVPLASGLLTGKFRTTDTFSPSDHRNFNRDGQAFNVGETFAGLPFEKGVELADQLRWIAEGRETMAAAALRWILDQAGISSVIPGFKNIEQVKANLTALAVPPFTAEEQERLRTFYENQVADFIRGPY; encoded by the coding sequence ATGGAATACCGGGAATTGGGGAAAACCGGCTATCGGGTGAGCGCGGTAGGGCTTGGAACTTGGGCCATCGGGGGATCCTGGGGCGCGACGGTGGAGGAATCCGAGGCGTTAAACGCCATTTCGTATGCGATCGATCAGGGAGTCAATTTCTTTGACACGGCGGACGTTTACGGGGACGGGCGGTCGGAGACCCTTTTGGGGCAAATCGTCGGCCACCGGCCGGAGATTATCGTCGCCACTAAATTTTGCCGGCGAGGAAATCTTGAGGATCCCCTGAATTATGCCTATGACACGGTGAAGCAGTACGCGCTGGACAGTCTCGCCCGCCTGAGGCGGGAGGCGATTGATTTATACCAGGTTCATTGCCCGCCGACCTGGGTCATTGAACGGGGCGAGGTGTTTGAGGTATTGGACCGGTTACGCCAGGAAGGGTTGATCCGGCACTACGGGGTTAGTGTGGAAACCGTCTATGAGGGATTAAAAGCCTTGGAATATCCCGGCGTGGCCTCCTTACAGGTGATTTTCAACATTTTTCGGCAAAAGCCGTTACACGAACTCTTACCCCGGGCGGCACGGCAACAGGTGGGCATTCTCGCCCGGGTCCCGTTGGCGAGTGGGCTTTTAACCGGCAAATTCCGGACCACCGATACCTTTTCCCCGAGCGACCACCGAAACTTTAACCGGGACGGCCAAGCCTTTAACGTGGGGGAAACGTTTGCGGGATTACCCTTTGAGAAAGGGGTGGAGCTGGCGGATCAATTGCGTTGGATTGCCGAAGGACGGGAGACGATGGCGGCCGCCGCTCTACGCTGGATTTTGGATCAGGCGGGAATCTCCAGTGTTATTCCCGGGTTTAAAAATATTGAGCAAGTGAAAGCCAATCTAACCGCCCTCGCGGTGCCGCCGTTTACGGCCGAAGAGCAAGAGCGCTTGCGCACGTTTTATGAAAACCAGGTGGCCGACTTTATTCGTGGACCGTATTAA
- a CDS encoding peptidase S58 DmpA (PFAM: Peptidase family S58~COGs: COG3191 L-aminopeptidase/D-esterase~InterPro IPR005321~KEGG: cag:Cagg_2943 peptidase S58 DmpA~PFAM: Peptidase S58, DmpA~SPTR: Peptidase S58 DmpA) has protein sequence MASVWLDGLFLPGVGVGEVTRTEAGTGLTAIVLPEGARGAVHIAGGAPATRETPVLEPDHLVPGPDAVVLTGGSAFGLRTAEGAMAALAARQRGFRAGHHRVPIVVAAALFDLEYGRPEILSVEDGVLAVTRAWQGLQIVSAGSYGAGSGATVGKLRGPERAMKGGQAALTLVTSDGLRIGVLVVVNAVGSVVDGQGRLIAGPLGDDGRPDDMDYAFRGSLDDMPFGQATTLGVVITNAGLSKGELLRVAKMAHTGLARTIRPVHTPWDGDALFAVSVGAVPASAGRVGVPAADLVASAVIRAVRSANTRT, from the coding sequence ATGGCTTCGGTATGGCTCGATGGGCTCTTTTTGCCGGGTGTCGGTGTCGGAGAAGTCACGCGTACCGAGGCCGGCACCGGACTCACGGCGATTGTTTTACCGGAAGGCGCCCGGGGAGCGGTCCACATTGCCGGGGGAGCTCCGGCTACCCGGGAAACACCCGTTTTAGAACCGGATCATCTCGTGCCGGGCCCGGATGCCGTGGTGTTGACCGGGGGCAGCGCGTTTGGGCTTCGGACCGCCGAGGGGGCAATGGCGGCGTTGGCCGCTCGGCAGCGGGGATTTCGCGCCGGACACCATCGGGTACCGATCGTGGTGGCGGCGGCCCTTTTTGACCTTGAATACGGACGTCCTGAGATTTTATCCGTGGAGGATGGCGTCCTGGCGGTGACGCGGGCCTGGCAAGGGTTACAAATCGTTTCGGCCGGGAGTTACGGCGCCGGCAGCGGGGCCACCGTCGGTAAACTGCGGGGACCGGAACGGGCCATGAAAGGCGGGCAGGCCGCGCTGACGCTGGTCACGTCGGACGGGCTTCGAATCGGGGTGCTCGTTGTCGTCAATGCGGTCGGGAGCGTGGTGGATGGTCAGGGACGCCTGATTGCCGGTCCGCTCGGGGATGACGGCAGGCCGGACGACATGGATTATGCTTTCCGGGGCTCGTTGGACGATATGCCCTTCGGCCAAGCCACTACCCTGGGCGTGGTGATCACGAATGCCGGGCTGTCGAAAGGGGAGCTTTTGCGGGTGGCGAAAATGGCCCACACCGGATTGGCGCGGACCATCCGCCCGGTGCACACCCCGTGGGACGGGGACGCCTTATTCGCCGTGTCGGTGGGGGCGGTCCCCGCGTCCGCGGGTCGAGTCGGCGTGCCGGCGGCGGATTTGGTGGCCTCGGCGGTCATCCGTGCCGTCCGTTCGGCCAACACCAGAACGTGA
- a CDS encoding hypothetical protein (KEGG: aac:Aaci_0976 hypothetical protein~SPTR: Putative uncharacterized protein), with protein sequence MPLNPHQVILYAADPVDLSSAMAAAAVTGIPLCQVTGNFDDAWIYTASGDYLVIAVGEPANNALYYNPCGWANPAGDSAGFTPFDLAAGPRDTLPGPDWYVNAAGQTAYQSLELAAVNAYYATTGTLLPGITPPSPISPTMTCAGSPNVSCPCVGLSPLPPTGIYYGSDLGTNALPPINSCGMSFYIGQMGGGTAIGTSSPCGYTIFGNFSSLAAQAALNNHGAVYGSWFLLGPRFANDCAGAATLAEAEDWGVQQANAAVAAVGHYAEINRLTVFGDVEPGSWSVDIALNQAVISGFIRQIQALGCRPGIYSGPCAWQEITGSMALPCGVVVWTAEFNYASPPACPPRFIPEPDAPCPSSYEGPQGFGGILPNIWQYYASDTVDWDIADALPE encoded by the coding sequence ATGCCACTGAATCCGCATCAAGTCATTCTCTATGCCGCCGATCCCGTCGACCTTTCGAGTGCTATGGCGGCGGCTGCCGTTACCGGCATCCCGCTCTGCCAAGTCACGGGCAATTTTGACGATGCCTGGATTTATACCGCCAGCGGCGACTACTTGGTCATTGCGGTCGGCGAGCCCGCGAATAACGCTCTTTACTATAACCCGTGCGGATGGGCCAATCCCGCCGGGGACAGTGCCGGTTTTACCCCGTTTGATTTGGCGGCGGGGCCCCGCGACACGCTTCCCGGACCCGACTGGTACGTCAATGCCGCCGGCCAAACCGCCTATCAATCGCTGGAGCTGGCCGCCGTCAACGCCTACTATGCCACGACCGGTACCCTGCTGCCCGGCATCACCCCCCCAAGCCCCATCAGCCCGACCATGACCTGTGCCGGTAGCCCCAATGTCTCTTGTCCCTGTGTTGGACTCTCTCCCCTGCCGCCGACCGGGATTTATTACGGCTCCGATTTGGGTACCAATGCCCTGCCGCCCATTAATTCCTGCGGCATGAGCTTTTACATCGGGCAAATGGGGGGCGGCACCGCCATCGGCACCAGTTCACCTTGCGGCTACACCATTTTCGGCAATTTTTCCAGTTTAGCCGCCCAAGCCGCCCTCAACAATCATGGCGCCGTCTATGGCTCCTGGTTTCTTCTGGGTCCCCGCTTTGCCAATGATTGTGCGGGAGCCGCCACACTGGCGGAGGCCGAGGATTGGGGCGTCCAGCAAGCCAACGCCGCCGTGGCCGCCGTCGGCCATTATGCCGAAATCAATCGCTTAACCGTCTTCGGCGACGTGGAGCCCGGCAGCTGGTCGGTTGATATCGCCCTCAATCAAGCGGTGATTTCGGGATTTATCCGGCAAATTCAAGCGCTCGGTTGTCGGCCCGGCATTTATTCGGGCCCTTGCGCCTGGCAGGAGATAACCGGTTCCATGGCGTTACCGTGTGGCGTGGTCGTTTGGACCGCTGAATTTAATTACGCAAGCCCGCCGGCCTGCCCGCCCCGCTTTATCCCGGAGCCCGACGCGCCGTGTCCGAGCTCCTATGAAGGCCCCCAAGGATTCGGCGGGATTCTGCCGAATATCTGGCAATATTATGCCTCCGATACCGTCGATTGGGATATCGCCGACGCCTTGCCGGAATAG
- a CDS encoding L-arabinose isomerase (PFAM: L-arabinose isomerase; L-arabinose isomerase C-terminal domain~COGs: COG2160 L-arabinose isomerase~HAMAP: L-arabinose isomerase~InterPro IPR003762~KEGG: gct:GC56T3_1623 L-arabinose isomerase~PFAM: L-arabinose isomerase~PRIAM: L-arabinose isomerase~SPTR: L-arabinose isomerase 2) produces the protein MSFPDYEFWFIAGSQHLYGPEVLRQINRHIDDMVRDLNQDQAFPYPVIARPVVSTPDGIRQVLREANDDDRCAGVIVWMHTFSPAQMWIAGLRALQKPLLHLHTQMNRDIPWDTIDMDYMNLHQSAHGDREFGHLTARLKTPRKVLVGHWQDQELRRDMARWMDTAAAVSDSLRLKIARFGDNMRDVAVTEGDKVAAQIRLGWSVKGFGVGDLAERVNRVADERVDRLLDFYQSTYEVADNVRHDANRWNAVAYQARLELALRDFLADGGFHAVTTTFEDLHGLRQLPGLAVQRLMADGYGFGAEGDWKTAALLRVVKRMARFQGTSFMEDYTYHLEPGQEAILGAHMLEVCPSIADGTPRIEVWPLSIGSKEDPARLVFDARPGEAVVASLVDLGSRFRLVVNEVTAVAPPPMPRLPVARALWRPHPSLKESAAAWIYAGGAHHTVFSYGVTSQQLKDWADALGIECVVINRESSAASIRQMLEWNEAVYR, from the coding sequence ATGTCATTTCCGGACTATGAATTTTGGTTTATTGCCGGTAGCCAGCACTTATACGGGCCGGAGGTCCTGCGGCAAATCAATCGGCACATTGACGACATGGTACGCGATCTGAATCAGGATCAGGCTTTTCCCTATCCGGTGATAGCCCGACCGGTCGTTTCCACCCCGGACGGGATCCGCCAAGTTCTGCGGGAAGCTAATGACGATGACCGCTGTGCCGGCGTCATCGTGTGGATGCACACCTTTTCCCCCGCACAAATGTGGATTGCCGGGTTAAGGGCGTTACAAAAACCGTTGCTGCATCTCCACACCCAAATGAACCGGGACATCCCTTGGGATACCATTGATATGGATTACATGAACCTGCACCAATCGGCCCATGGCGATCGGGAGTTTGGCCATTTGACCGCCCGTTTAAAGACACCCCGCAAAGTGTTGGTGGGCCACTGGCAAGACCAGGAGTTACGCCGGGACATGGCCCGCTGGATGGATACGGCGGCTGCGGTAAGCGATAGCCTTCGGCTAAAGATAGCGCGCTTTGGGGACAACATGCGGGATGTGGCGGTCACCGAAGGGGACAAGGTCGCGGCTCAAATCCGGTTAGGCTGGTCGGTTAAAGGATTTGGAGTCGGCGATTTGGCCGAACGGGTGAACAGGGTCGCCGATGAACGGGTAGATCGCCTGCTGGATTTCTATCAGTCGACGTATGAAGTCGCCGATAACGTGCGACATGACGCGAATCGTTGGAACGCGGTCGCCTATCAGGCCCGGCTGGAGTTGGCGCTGCGGGACTTTTTGGCGGATGGCGGATTTCATGCCGTCACCACGACGTTTGAGGATTTACATGGATTACGTCAGTTGCCGGGACTCGCGGTGCAACGGTTAATGGCCGACGGCTATGGCTTTGGCGCCGAAGGGGATTGGAAAACGGCCGCGCTGCTTCGGGTCGTCAAACGAATGGCGCGTTTTCAGGGCACCTCTTTTATGGAGGATTACACGTATCACCTCGAACCCGGGCAAGAGGCGATTTTAGGTGCCCATATGTTGGAAGTGTGTCCCTCGATTGCCGACGGGACGCCTCGGATTGAGGTGTGGCCGTTGTCCATCGGGAGCAAGGAGGATCCGGCCCGGTTGGTATTTGATGCGCGACCGGGCGAGGCGGTGGTGGCGTCCTTGGTGGACTTGGGTTCCCGATTTCGACTGGTGGTGAACGAAGTCACCGCCGTTGCGCCTCCTCCCATGCCTCGTCTGCCGGTCGCGCGGGCGCTATGGCGGCCCCACCCGTCTCTCAAGGAATCGGCGGCGGCTTGGATTTATGCCGGCGGGGCCCATCATACGGTCTTTTCCTACGGCGTCACCAGTCAGCAATTAAAGGACTGGGCGGATGCTCTCGGAATCGAGTGTGTGGTGATCAACCGAGAGAGTTCCGCGGCCTCGATTCGACAGATGTTAGAGTGGAATGAGGCGGTCTATCGATAG
- a CDS encoding L-ribulose 5-phosphate 4-epimerase (PFAM: Class II Aldolase and Adducin N-terminal domain~TIGRFAM: L-ribulose-5-phosphate 4-epimerase~COGs: COG0235 Ribulose-5-phosphate 4-epimerase and related epimerase and aldolase~InterPro IPR001303~KEGG: gka:GK1906 L-ribulose-5-phosphate 4-epimerase~PFAM: Class II aldolase/adducin, N-terminal~PRIAM: L-ribulose-5-phosphate 4-epimerase~SPTR: L-ribulose-5-phosphate 4-epimerase (Phosphoribulose isomerase)): protein MSELQDLKEAVLLANRLLPHHRLVTLTWGNVSGVLRSQGMMVIKPSGVDYDALTVDDMVVVDLDGHRVEGDRNPSSDTPTHLVLYRHFSTLGGICHTHSPWATSWAQAGLAIPPLGTTHADHFYGAVPCTRRLSPDEIQGAYERETGKVIVETLGNPDPLAVPAVLVHGHGPFTWGRDPLEAVHHAVILEEVAKMAYHTWMLNPHLASVPRSLLDRHYYRKHGPNAYYGQPPEAS, encoded by the coding sequence ATGTCCGAATTACAGGATCTGAAAGAAGCGGTCTTACTGGCCAACCGGTTGTTGCCGCATCATCGGCTGGTGACCTTAACCTGGGGTAACGTTTCCGGGGTTCTGCGGTCCCAGGGCATGATGGTGATTAAGCCGAGCGGCGTGGATTATGACGCCCTCACGGTGGACGATATGGTGGTGGTGGATCTTGACGGGCATCGGGTTGAAGGGGATCGCAATCCCTCGTCAGATACCCCGACTCACCTGGTCTTATATCGACACTTCAGCACCTTGGGGGGCATTTGCCATACGCATTCGCCCTGGGCCACCAGTTGGGCGCAGGCCGGACTCGCTATTCCGCCGCTAGGAACCACCCACGCCGATCATTTTTACGGGGCGGTGCCGTGTACCCGGCGACTCTCGCCGGACGAGATTCAAGGCGCCTACGAGCGGGAAACCGGCAAAGTGATCGTCGAAACGCTCGGCAACCCTGATCCGCTCGCGGTACCGGCGGTGTTGGTGCATGGGCACGGACCGTTCACTTGGGGCCGCGATCCCCTGGAAGCCGTGCATCACGCGGTCATTTTGGAAGAAGTGGCCAAAATGGCCTATCATACCTGGATGTTAAATCCCCATTTGGCTTCGGTGCCGCGTTCGCTTCTCGATCGCCATTATTACCGCAAACATGGCCCCAACGCCTATTACGGCCAGCCCCCGGAAGCCTCTTAG